In Sporosarcina sp. PTS2304, a genomic segment contains:
- a CDS encoding GGDEF domain-containing protein → MELNEALLLLLTHGLPILFLTYMATDILLRNKRKTEHVLLSLIACCFLLLFVEEFVRNQVSIKYSPILSSLWLSSVGSIIPALCFHFIIKFTGLHAKWPRFLYPYIFYIPLIVVVINIFTGAEIIYTEDFFEVGMWKYPSYNESYYIAMIVSTIIDCMFLLPLWIAKSKTKLVEQQAIYHQLLIGVCVAIALNIILGFFPYINILPPYPYIYAGIVWCYFLRRIMKKYDFLNLYDKRYEKLFQLNPNAILLLDFHGIIHEANPAAKQLLDRLNLSQEQLFSVLSEDLKNQLMKESQIKDYALSIETNDVEFSLLVHADYLLVENQMHILLLLHDVTLQKQYQREIEFLAYHDALTRLPNLRLFTKHLENALESSAKQQKTLSLFLLDVDNFKCLNDTYGHQAGDELLQVIARILQHAVDDIGEVARLGGDEFVLFLRDVHSSQQERFIESVKSSFLQYISRNYSDIPVSLSMGVSQFPEDGTDGQTLIHYADQAMYTAKRKYKVEVLG, encoded by the coding sequence ATGGAGTTAAACGAGGCACTACTACTTTTACTAACGCATGGATTACCCATTTTGTTTTTGACATATATGGCAACAGATATACTCCTTCGTAATAAAAGAAAAACAGAGCACGTGCTATTAAGTCTTATTGCTTGTTGCTTTTTATTATTATTTGTAGAAGAGTTTGTGAGAAACCAAGTCTCTATAAAATATAGTCCTATTCTTTCTTCTCTTTGGTTAAGTAGTGTTGGATCTATTATTCCTGCATTGTGCTTTCACTTTATTATTAAATTTACAGGTTTACATGCTAAATGGCCGCGTTTTCTATATCCGTATATCTTTTATATTCCTTTGATCGTAGTGGTCATAAATATTTTTACAGGTGCCGAAATAATATATACGGAAGATTTTTTTGAAGTCGGAATGTGGAAATATCCTAGTTACAACGAGAGTTATTATATAGCGATGATCGTCAGTACTATAATAGATTGTATGTTTTTACTTCCTTTATGGATTGCAAAATCGAAGACGAAATTGGTAGAACAGCAGGCGATTTATCACCAATTATTAATAGGAGTATGTGTGGCAATTGCACTAAATATTATATTAGGCTTTTTTCCATACATAAATATATTACCGCCTTATCCTTATATATATGCGGGTATCGTTTGGTGTTATTTCCTTCGACGAATTATGAAAAAGTATGATTTTTTGAATTTATACGATAAGCGCTATGAAAAGTTGTTCCAGTTAAATCCTAATGCCATTTTACTTCTTGACTTTCATGGGATAATTCATGAAGCCAATCCTGCAGCAAAACAATTACTTGATCGTTTGAACCTTTCGCAAGAACAGTTATTTTCAGTGCTAAGCGAAGACTTGAAGAATCAGCTTATGAAAGAAAGTCAAATTAAAGATTATGCGTTAAGTATTGAGACCAATGATGTAGAATTTTCATTACTTGTACATGCAGATTATTTACTGGTAGAGAATCAGATGCACATTCTTTTACTTCTTCACGATGTCACGCTACAAAAGCAGTATCAAAGAGAAATCGAGTTTCTTGCATATCATGATGCGTTAACTCGGCTGCCTAATCTCCGATTGTTTACTAAACATTTAGAAAATGCGTTAGAATCGTCTGCAAAACAACAAAAAACACTTAGCTTGTTTTTGCTAGACGTTGATAATTTCAAATGTTTAAACGACACGTACGGCCATCAAGCGGGAGATGAATTGCTTCAAGTGATAGCACGTATATTGCAGCATGCAGTAGATGATATAGGGGAAGTTGCACGACTGGGCGGAGATGAATTTGTTTTATTTTTACGAGACGTACATTCTAGCCAACAGGAGCGATTTATTGAAAGTGTGAAATCGTCGTTCTTACAATATATTTCCAGAAATTATTCAGACATACCAGTTTCACTTAGCATGGGTGTCAGTCAATTTCCTGAAGATGGAACAGATGGACAGACGCTTATCCATTATGCAGATCAAGCTATGTATACCGCGAAGCGAAAGTATAAAGTAGAAGTTTTGGGTTAG
- a CDS encoding proline dehydrogenase family protein, whose protein sequence is MPLVKDFFIGLSKNQLLNKAAKTYGLKLGAQNVVAGTTIAETIESIKKLNAHGISCTVDNLGEFVFEKEEAIKAKEQILQMIEAIHTEEVDAHISLKPTQLGLDIDYDFCLENLTEIVKKANEYDIFINLDMEDHLHLQPSFDLLDELSKTYDNVGTVIQAYFYRAEDDIEKYKNFRLRIVKGAYKETEEHAYQTKEEIDANFIRLIEWHLQHGKFTSIATHDHHVINHVKRFAKEHNIPNEQYEFQMLYGFRKELQLQLAQEGYNFTTYVPFGNDWYGYFMRRLAERPQNLNLVVKQTFTKKNNVLIGLTAGAFLLGRLTKKK, encoded by the coding sequence ATGCCATTAGTAAAAGATTTTTTCATCGGTTTATCTAAAAACCAATTATTGAACAAAGCAGCGAAGACATACGGTTTAAAACTAGGTGCACAAAACGTCGTAGCAGGAACGACAATTGCTGAAACGATTGAAAGCATTAAAAAACTAAATGCTCATGGGATTTCTTGTACAGTGGACAACTTGGGTGAGTTTGTTTTTGAAAAAGAGGAAGCGATTAAAGCAAAAGAGCAAATTCTCCAAATGATTGAAGCGATTCATACGGAAGAAGTGGATGCTCATATTTCATTGAAGCCTACACAACTAGGACTTGATATCGACTATGATTTCTGTTTAGAAAACTTGACGGAAATTGTGAAAAAAGCAAACGAGTACGATATCTTTATCAATCTGGATATGGAAGATCATCTCCACTTACAGCCGTCGTTTGATCTTTTAGATGAGTTGTCAAAAACATACGATAATGTAGGAACAGTTATTCAAGCATATTTTTATCGTGCAGAAGATGATATCGAAAAGTATAAAAATTTCCGTTTGCGTATTGTAAAAGGTGCGTATAAAGAGACGGAAGAGCATGCGTATCAAACGAAAGAAGAAATTGATGCGAACTTTATTCGATTGATCGAATGGCATTTACAACATGGGAAATTTACATCGATTGCGACGCATGATCATCATGTCATCAATCATGTAAAGCGATTCGCTAAAGAACATAATATCCCGAATGAACAATATGAATTCCAAATGCTATACGGATTCCGTAAAGAACTTCAATTGCAACTAGCGCAAGAAGGCTATAACTTTACGACGTATGTACCGTTTGGAAATGACTGGTACGGCTATTTCATGCGTCGCTTAGCTGAAAGACCGCAAAACTTGAATTTAGTTGTGAAACAAACATTTACAAAAAAGAATAATGTATTGATTGGCTTAACGGCAGGGGCATTTTTACTTGGCAGACTTACGAAGAAAAAATAA
- the putP gene encoding sodium/proline symporter PutP produces MSNEMYQLIAIVVYMSAMIFIGWYAYKRTSNLTDYMLGGRSLGPLVTALSAGAADMSGWLLMGLPGAIFMNGLVETWIAIGLTLGAYLNYVLVAPRLRAYTQVSGDSITIPSYLESRLKDKSRLLRIVSGIVILIFFTFYVSSGMVAGGKFFLSSFGLDYHVGLLIVSAVVIFYTLFGGFLAVSYTDVVQGVIMFFSLLLVPIFGLFLTGGFQETTQSIRAVDPQLLNFVSGASFLGILSAVAWGLGYFGQPHIIVRFMAISSVKEIKKAKRIGIGWMILSLFGAVGTALVGIAYYQQNNTTLADAETVFIVLGQILFHPFIGGVVLAAVLAAVMSTISSQLIVTSSALIEDLYKAVIKTDASDKQYVFYGRMAVLIVSIVAMFLAWPNNESILSIVSFAWAGFGASFGPIILLSLYWRKITAKGALAGIIAGAVTVLIWGNIDILKTTLYEIVPGFIICFVVTYVVSLLTYRPNAEIDKEFTDAMELLQKDK; encoded by the coding sequence ATGTCCAATGAAATGTATCAGTTAATCGCTATTGTTGTGTATATGTCTGCCATGATTTTTATCGGTTGGTATGCGTATAAACGTACGTCTAATCTGACTGATTACATGCTGGGGGGGCGTTCACTCGGACCTTTAGTTACTGCACTAAGCGCAGGAGCTGCAGATATGTCCGGTTGGTTATTGATGGGACTTCCAGGTGCTATTTTCATGAACGGATTGGTCGAGACGTGGATTGCGATCGGTTTGACACTTGGTGCGTATTTAAACTACGTTCTTGTTGCACCTCGTCTGCGAGCGTATACACAAGTTTCAGGGGATTCCATTACAATTCCGAGTTACTTGGAGAGTCGTTTGAAAGACAAGTCCCGCTTGCTTCGTATTGTTTCAGGTATTGTTATATTGATTTTCTTTACATTTTACGTTTCTTCTGGAATGGTAGCAGGAGGGAAATTTTTCCTTAGTTCATTTGGTTTGGACTATCACGTTGGGTTACTGATTGTTTCAGCTGTCGTCATCTTTTATACGCTGTTCGGCGGATTTTTGGCGGTCAGCTATACCGACGTCGTGCAAGGCGTTATTATGTTCTTCTCCCTATTGCTAGTTCCGATTTTTGGTCTCTTTCTGACAGGTGGTTTTCAAGAAACAACACAAAGTATTCGTGCAGTAGATCCGCAATTGCTGAACTTTGTTTCGGGGGCTTCTTTCCTCGGTATCTTATCGGCAGTAGCGTGGGGTCTTGGGTACTTTGGTCAACCACACATAATTGTTCGTTTCATGGCTATCAGTTCAGTGAAAGAAATTAAAAAAGCTAAGCGCATCGGTATTGGTTGGATGATTTTGAGTTTGTTTGGAGCGGTAGGAACGGCACTCGTCGGTATCGCGTACTACCAACAAAATAATACGACACTTGCAGATGCGGAAACGGTATTTATCGTGCTCGGTCAGATCCTTTTCCACCCGTTCATCGGCGGGGTAGTATTGGCGGCTGTTTTAGCAGCTGTTATGAGTACGATTTCATCCCAACTGATCGTAACATCTTCTGCTTTAATCGAGGATTTATACAAAGCAGTAATTAAAACAGATGCATCAGATAAGCAGTATGTTTTCTACGGTCGGATGGCAGTATTGATCGTTTCGATCGTGGCGATGTTCTTGGCATGGCCGAATAACGAATCAATTTTGAGCATCGTGTCGTTTGCTTGGGCAGGATTCGGAGCCTCATTTGGACCAATCATCTTACTTTCATTGTATTGGAGAAAGATTACGGCAAAAGGAGCGCTTGCAGGTATTATTGCAGGAGCGGTTACAGTCTTGATCTGGGGAAATATCGACATACTTAAAACAACATTGTATGAAATTGTACCAGGTTTCATTATTTGTTTCGTCGTTACGTATGTTGTCAGTTTGCTGACGTATCGTCCGAATGCGGAAATCGACAAAGAGTTTACGGATGCGATGGAGTTATTGCAGAAGGATAAATAA
- a CDS encoding CdaR family transcriptional regulator: protein MSELMKKLQNMTDLDDIAELMSIFLQKPIIIENKQFSLLAYSSQQIELFDDANKSTIFTKQWPLSIVEAFMDAGIIHQLETVKGPFRVPRMESIGLNPRTVVSATYNGRVYGYIWVRETDGPLPDEQLTFLDEASIHIGRLLHQESHLKEREEEKTTRFYKKLLDHTFQTKEEITKEAAFLPGTLPTSLAVAMFSLLPEDEKRVAELLETTSLFISALNEQAVLFTDGLSIVCIMGTSSSPADLSTTMERLVRTVLNQFKSLSIYAGIGEVYNGLHQLRNSYVEAQKVIQTAKFLGDASTVPVLYRKLGVLRHLQTISEAVEEEHYVNKDLLILQRKDQDSQADLLRTLEVYLTAHCRIKAAADELFIHTNTLKYRLRQIMQLTSITFDDFNRNCQLYIDLQLMKSKNK, encoded by the coding sequence ATGAGCGAGTTAATGAAAAAACTACAGAATATGACCGACCTAGACGATATTGCCGAACTCATGAGCATATTTCTTCAAAAACCTATTATTATTGAGAACAAACAATTTTCCTTATTGGCGTACAGTTCACAACAAATCGAGTTGTTTGATGACGCGAATAAGTCAACGATATTTACGAAGCAGTGGCCCCTTTCAATAGTAGAGGCATTTATGGACGCCGGTATCATTCATCAATTGGAAACTGTCAAGGGACCTTTTCGTGTACCGCGCATGGAAAGCATTGGTCTCAATCCACGTACGGTAGTGAGCGCCACATATAACGGTCGTGTCTATGGCTATATTTGGGTTCGTGAAACAGATGGACCGTTACCAGATGAACAGCTTACCTTTTTAGATGAAGCTTCTATTCATATAGGACGACTGTTACATCAGGAAAGCCACCTGAAAGAGAGAGAAGAAGAAAAGACGACTCGTTTTTACAAGAAGTTGTTAGACCATACATTCCAAACAAAAGAAGAAATTACGAAAGAAGCTGCTTTTTTACCTGGCACGCTTCCAACTTCACTCGCAGTGGCAATGTTTTCTCTTTTGCCAGAAGACGAAAAAAGAGTAGCTGAACTGCTAGAAACCACTTCGCTATTCATCAGTGCGCTTAATGAACAGGCGGTGTTATTTACAGATGGATTGTCTATCGTGTGCATAATGGGTACCAGTTCTTCTCCCGCTGATCTATCGACGACGATGGAAAGACTTGTGCGTACAGTGCTCAATCAGTTCAAATCACTTTCTATCTACGCGGGGATTGGAGAAGTATATAATGGTCTGCATCAACTTAGAAACAGTTATGTAGAAGCTCAAAAAGTAATACAGACAGCAAAATTTTTAGGAGATGCTTCTACAGTTCCTGTCTTATACCGGAAGCTCGGTGTCCTACGTCATTTACAAACTATTTCAGAAGCTGTTGAAGAAGAGCATTATGTGAATAAAGATTTACTAATTCTTCAACGTAAAGATCAAGACAGTCAAGCTGATTTATTGCGTACTTTGGAAGTGTATTTAACAGCGCATTGCCGGATTAAAGCTGCAGCAGACGAACTGTTTATTCATACCAACACGTTAAAATACCGGTTACGACAAATTATGCAATTGACTTCTATCACTTTCGATGATTTTAACCGTAATTGCCAGCTGTATATTGATTTGCAATTAATGAAAAGTAAAAACAAATAA
- a CDS encoding dicarboxylate/amino acid:cation symporter has translation MSKLKAYRFPLILLSSIIIGSIIGLIFGEKASVIKPFGDLFLNLLFMVVVPLVFFSIASAVANMDSIKRLGRIMGTMLTVFIITGILASITMLAAVILVPVGVGVSIPLETPENVEQIALADQLVNTFTVPDFVELFSRKNMLALIVFSVILGTATGLSGEAGRPFARFLESGSEIFMKVIQLIMYYAPIGLGAYFAALIGDFGGELIGDYAQAFILYYPVAILYFAIGFTLYAFIAGGKKGVTRFWKNILAPAATALGTGSSFAAMPINLQAAKKIGVPKDIRETVLPLGATIHMDGSCLSAILKIAFVFGVFNMEFTGISTFLTAIAIALLSGVVMSGIPGGGFIGEMVIVTFYGLPIQALPIISAIGVVVDPPATMVNSTGDTVASMLVTRHLEGKDWIDQTSVE, from the coding sequence TTGAGTAAATTAAAAGCCTACAGGTTTCCCCTCATTTTATTATCTTCAATAATTATTGGATCCATTATTGGATTAATTTTTGGTGAAAAGGCAAGTGTTATTAAACCGTTTGGGGACTTGTTTTTAAACCTACTATTCATGGTCGTCGTACCTCTCGTGTTTTTCTCTATTGCGTCTGCAGTTGCTAATATGGACAGTATAAAAAGGCTAGGAAGAATTATGGGGACTATGTTGACTGTATTCATTATTACGGGCATACTCGCATCTATTACGATGTTAGCGGCTGTTATTTTAGTTCCTGTAGGAGTTGGCGTCTCTATTCCTCTAGAAACACCAGAAAACGTAGAGCAAATTGCTTTGGCAGATCAACTTGTGAACACGTTTACTGTTCCTGACTTTGTTGAATTATTTTCTCGTAAAAACATGTTGGCACTGATTGTATTTTCCGTCATTCTGGGCACTGCTACTGGTTTGTCGGGTGAAGCCGGGAGACCGTTTGCGCGATTTTTAGAAAGTGGCTCTGAAATTTTCATGAAAGTTATCCAGTTGATTATGTACTATGCACCTATTGGGTTAGGAGCTTACTTCGCGGCATTAATTGGTGATTTTGGCGGCGAGCTCATAGGTGATTACGCACAGGCATTTATTCTTTATTACCCAGTAGCTATTTTATACTTTGCGATTGGATTTACACTATATGCGTTTATTGCAGGCGGAAAAAAAGGAGTTACTCGCTTTTGGAAAAACATTTTAGCACCAGCAGCTACGGCTCTCGGAACAGGAAGTAGTTTTGCGGCTATGCCAATCAACTTACAAGCAGCGAAAAAGATTGGGGTACCAAAAGATATTCGTGAAACCGTCTTACCGCTTGGGGCAACGATTCACATGGACGGGTCTTGTTTATCAGCCATCTTGAAAATCGCTTTCGTATTTGGCGTGTTTAATATGGAGTTCACTGGAATCAGTACATTCCTAACCGCGATTGCAATTGCCTTATTATCAGGTGTGGTAATGAGTGGGATTCCAGGTGGCGGATTTATCGGCGAGATGGTGATCGTAACGTTTTACGGCTTGCCAATACAGGCACTTCCTATCATTTCAGCAATCGGAGTAGTAGTTGACCCTCCGGCTACGATGGTAAACTCTACGGGTGATACAGTCGCAAGTATGCTGGTCACACGACACTTGGAAGGAAAAGACTGGATCGATCAAACAAGTGTAGAGTAA
- the dapF gene encoding diaminopimelate epimerase, translated as MIIPFTKMHGIGNNYIYLNLFTHTFHESIFQKLAIDISNVNTGIGSDGLILIHPSDVADVGMRIFNKDGSEGQSCGNGLRCVAKYAYENHLVKDKIFQIETKAALVTAEVLGSREMVEQVTVDMGPPLLKRSQIPMLGPSNDQVIGEDFQIAEHHLQITAVFIGNPNAVFFVDAIEEVPLQKLGSLITEDPRFPERTNVEFVEIVSDKEINFRVWERGSGITEACGTGACAAVIASTLNGFVQRNAEITVHLSGGDLHITWDTTGHVLMKGPAETTAEGIFYWNE; from the coding sequence ATGATTATCCCATTCACAAAAATGCACGGCATCGGAAACAACTATATTTACCTTAACTTGTTTACACATACGTTTCATGAATCAATCTTTCAAAAACTAGCAATAGATATTTCTAACGTGAATACAGGAATTGGATCAGATGGGCTCATTCTCATCCATCCAAGCGACGTAGCAGATGTCGGAATGAGAATTTTTAATAAAGATGGCTCAGAAGGACAAAGTTGCGGCAACGGCTTACGTTGCGTAGCAAAGTACGCATACGAAAACCATCTCGTCAAAGACAAGATATTTCAAATAGAAACAAAAGCTGCACTTGTTACGGCTGAAGTGCTCGGGAGCCGGGAAATGGTGGAACAAGTGACAGTCGATATGGGACCTCCCCTATTGAAAAGAAGCCAAATCCCTATGCTCGGTCCAAGCAATGATCAAGTAATCGGAGAAGACTTCCAAATAGCCGAACATCATCTTCAAATAACTGCAGTATTTATAGGAAATCCAAATGCTGTCTTTTTCGTAGATGCTATTGAAGAGGTACCGTTGCAGAAATTAGGTTCTTTGATCACGGAAGATCCACGCTTCCCTGAACGGACAAATGTCGAGTTTGTTGAGATTGTTTCTGACAAGGAAATAAACTTTAGAGTGTGGGAGAGAGGCTCAGGCATTACTGAAGCTTGTGGAACAGGTGCCTGTGCAGCAGTTATTGCATCTACTTTAAACGGCTTTGTACAAAGAAATGCTGAAATTACCGTCCATTTAAGCGGTGGAGATTTACACATTACATGGGATACTACTGGCCATGTTTTGATGAAAGGTCCTGCCGAAACAACTGCAGAAGGAATCTTTTATTGGAATGAATGA